A single genomic interval of Cataglyphis hispanica isolate Lineage 1 chromosome 25, ULB_Chis1_1.0, whole genome shotgun sequence harbors:
- the LOC126858417 gene encoding talin-1 isoform X4: MATLSLRISIPEKNATKMMQFDPSTSVYDACRIIREKLAEASNMGQPKDYGLFLADEDVKKGVWLEPGRNLDYYILRNGDLLEYRRKLRTLRVRMLDGTLKTMLVDDSQPVANLMVVICTKIGITNHDEYSLVRELVDEENENQKPGNFGTLTLKRKKEEKGERDAKMEQLRKKLKTDDEVNWIDPSKTLREQGIDESETVLLRRKFFFSDQNIDSRDPVQLSLLYVQARDAILDGTHPITQEKACVFAGIQCQIQFGDHKEEKHKPGFLDLKEFLPQSYVKVKGIEKKIYAEHKKHIGLSELDAKVLYTKTARSLNTYGVTFFLVKEKMKGKNKLVPRLLGVTKDSVLRLDEKTKEILKTWPLTTVRRWGASPNTFTLDFGDYSDQYYSVQTTEAEQILQLISGYIDIILKKQKAKDHFGIEGDEGSTMVEDSVSPLKATIMQHETSNVGKGNVEAVSVAIPAVMRAGGDGARPYGTGHIGGAQYTTVSGQVNIAHAPPMVQQTKVTSVLSEPQRALLSTISAGHEVIHIAEMELSTKAQLPELGTDPASLRWIEQTIDTHKQNVGSQIAAMNAATAQVVTLTSGPADDVDHTAVGAAITTIASNLPEMTKGVRMIAALMDDDSSGERLLDAARKLCSAFSDLLKATEPETKEPFYITTTYEQYPRQNLLNAASRVGEASHQVLTTIGEEDDSNRELQDMLLALAKAVANTTAALVLKAKNIAATCEDSATQNRVISAATQCALATSQLVACAKVVAPTLHSPACQTQLMNAVREVTKAVERLVQVCNETCNDENLLKELSIAASEVSRTLNDLLNHIKTATRGERAKESIQEGAVETILVATDKLFASTGDAGEMVRQARVVGQATAQLIQSIKGEAERQTDSEQQQRLLAAAKLLADATAKMVEAARQCASSPHDARMQDQLRQAAEELRAATTAAATPALRRKLIMRLEACAKQAASTATQCIAASSSIGHHNTNPASQEELNMECHTIAQHIPRLVSGVKGTQAQPDNPTAQLNLINASEQFLQPGNAIVKAVRAVLPTVTDQASAMQLNNTSQQLGSSLADLRSAVTRARETCGGLELDAAEELINSLKDELGEFYRAVEAASLRPLPEETTESTALRLGATSKNVGFAMAQLLSAAKQGNENYTGSAARETATALKDLTYAVRGVAATSDQPETQKKVLMTADDVILRSLYLVKEARRVLKNPDDPENEANLAAVAKDVSNSLNKCVSCLPGQRDVDEAIRNIDDMAQVLNMDEFPQTSKSYGRLQSDLNNAAANLNDASSNIVSSVRSPVQLANSSKQFTNAFGDLLGVGMEMAGQTTIETRSQVVVSLKNVTMTSGKLLVTAKSVAADPTAPNAKNQLSAAARAVTDSINYLVDVCTSAAPGQNECDNAIRNIQSMRSLLDNPSEPISDASYFECLETVMEKSKSLGDGMTGIANYAKKSEHENFSVAVRGVSSSICGLIEAAAQAAYLAGVSDPTSVAGKPGLVDQAQFLRAAQAIHSGCQSLGNPTTTQEQVLSAATIIAKHTSALCNACRLASSKTSNPVAKRHFVQSAKDVANSTACLVKEIKALDKNYSDSNREKCAVATKPLLEAVDNLCTFASSPEFASQPAKISIAARAAQEPITSAGKSIIDGSCAMVQAAKSLAVSPKDPPTWQLLANHSKSVSDSIKSLVASIRDKAPGQKECDAAIEKLSARIRELDAASLSAVSQALVPRRENTVQGFTDQMESSASELREKLEPLRTAAKYEAENVGHAVSQIALYSEPLVSGAIGAASNMVHSKQQMVLLDQTKTVAESALQLIYVTKESAGNPKAIALHSEVDETVESTKDALQELQNTLETISTSAGIVTGLIDTISRAMVRLEDHRMSTIDTVDSYVDYQTRMVEAAKEIARLAQEMSTKSSTDVARLGPLAVDISHKYTQLARDTSGASAAASNADVSAKLRTGVQELGRACADIVRAAGTCQMSTGDAYAQREVAEQSKIVTEKVSQVLAALQAGSRGTQACINAASTVSGIIGDLDTTIMFATAGTLHAENENDTFADHRENILQTAKALVEDTKTLVAGAASSQEQLAVAAQNAVSTIVQLAEVVKYGAASLGSQNPEAQVMLINAVKDVASALGDLIHATKAASGKPINDPSMAHLKDSAKVLERQLQQQFVHLSDIGGSESEWFVSDQEEELIRLLSTSESSQPAQRTSDLVLLM; this comes from the exons CAAAAGACTACGGCCTATTTCTCGCTGATGAGGATGTGAAGAAGGGAGTTTGGCTCGAACCCGGGCGAAACCTTGATTATTACATCCTGAGAAATGGGGATTTGCTTGAGTATCGTCGTAAGCTCCGTACTCTTCGAGTTCGCATGCTGGACGGAACGCTGAAGACTATGCTGGTGGACGACAGTCAACCCGTGGCAAATCTCATGGTAGTGATATGTACGAAGATAGGCATCACGAATCACGATGAGTATTCTTTGGTACGCGAGCTAGTGGACGAGGAAAATGAGAATCAGAAACCCGGAAATTTTGGTACTCTCACGTTGAAgcgaaagaaagaggagaaaggCGAAAGAGACGCTAAGATGGAACAATTgaggaagaaattaaaaactgaTGATGAAG TTAATTGGATAGATCCGAGTAAAACTCTGCGCGAACAAGGCATAGATGAATCCGAAACCGTTTTGTTAAGgaggaaatttttcttttcggaTCAAAACATCGACAGTCGCGATCCTGTACAATTGTCGCTATTGTATGTGCAAGCGCGAGATGCGATTCTAGACGGTACACATCCGATTACGCAGGAAAAGGCTTGTGTTTTTGCCGGGATCCAGTGTCAAATTCAGTTTGGCGATCATAAGGAGGAGAAGCATAAGCCAGGTTTTCTGGA tctTAAGGAATTTCTACCGCAATCGTATGTGAAAGTCAAGGGAATAGAGAAGAAGATCTACGCAGAGCATAAGAAACACATCGGGCTCTCGGAGCTGGATGCCAAAGTCCTATACACTAAGACCGCCAGATCGCTGAACACGTACGGTGTAACGTTCTTCTTGGTAAAGGAAAAAATGAAGGGCAAGAACAAGTTGGTACCACGTTTGCTCGGTGTGACAAAGGATTCAGTCCTGCGACTCGACGAGAAAACGAAGGAAATTCTGAAGACGTGGCCGTTGACGACTGTGCGACGGTGGGGTGCCTCACCGAACACTTTTACCCTCGACTTTGGCGACTACTCCGACCAATATTACAGTGTGCAGACTACCGAAGCGGAGCAGATACTTCAACTGATCTCCggttatatcgatattattctGAAAAAGCAAAAAGCAAAGGATCACTTCGGTATCGAGGGAGACGAGGGATCTACCATGGTGGAGGACAGCGTGTCGCCTCTAAA GGCTACCATCATGCAACACGAGACTAGCAATGTTGGTAAAGGAAACGTAGAAGCCGTCTCGGTTGCCATACCAGCTGTCATGAGGGCCGGAGGAGATG GGGCCCGACCATACGGAACCGGACACATAGGTGGTGCTCAGTACACGACTGTCAGCGGACAGGTGAACATCGCCCATGCCCCACCTATG GTTCAGCAAACTAAAGTGACATCCGTCCTATCCGAACCGCAACGTGCCTTATTGTCGACCATTAGCGCCGGTCACGAGGTAATTCATATTGCCGAGATGGAACTGTCTACGAAAGCTCAGCTGCCCGAATTAGGGACAGATCCAGCATCCTTGAGATGGATCGAACAGACGATTGACACCCATAAACAAAACGTAGGCTCGCAGATCGCGGCTATGAATGCCGCGACCGCGCAGGTGGTTACATTGACTTCGGGACCAGCGGATGATGTTGATCATACCGCGGTGGGAGCCGCGATTACTACGATCGCTTCGAATCTACCGGAAATGACGAAGGGCGTTCGAATGATAGCCGCTCTCATGGACGATGACTCGTCTGGGGAGCGTTTATTGGATGCCGCCAGAAAACTTTGTTCGGCCTTCTCAGATTTGCTGAAAGCCACGGAGCCAGAGACCAAAGAG CCTTTCTACATAACAACGACCTACGAACAATAT CCACGACAAAATCTTCTAAATGCAGCGTCGCGAGTGGGCGAAGCATCACATCAAGTATTGACAACTATTGGCGAAGAGGATGACTCGAATCGTGAACTGCAAGATATGTTACTTGCACTTGCCAAGGCTGTTGCCAATACTACCGCTGCTTTGGTTTTGAAGGCAAAGAACATAGCGGCCACATGCGAAGATTCAGCTACACAGAACAGGGTGATATCGGCCGCGACGCAATGTGCACTAGCAACATCGCAACTTGTAGCCTGCGCCAAGGTGGTGGCGCCGACTTTACATTCACCCGCTTGTCAGACGCAACTGATGAACGCCGTACGCGAGGTGACCAAGGCCGTGGAGCGTTTGGTTCAAGTCTGCAATGAGACATGTAACGATGAGAATCTGTTGAAAGAATTGAGTATTGCTGCTAGCGAAGTTAGCCGCACTTTGAACGATCTTCTCAATCACATCAAGACTGCGACTAGAGGAGAACGCGCTAAAGAGTCCATTCAAGAAGGCGCGGTAGAAACTATTTTAGTTGCGACAGACAAATTGTTCGCCAGTACCGGTGACGCTGGTGAAATGGTGCGGCAGGCGCGAGTAGTTGGTCAAGCTACCGCGCAATTGATTCAGAGTATCAAAGGCGAGGCGGAGAGACAAACGGATTCAGAGCAACAGCAACGTCTTCTTGCAGCAGCGAAACTGCTCGCTGACGCCACGGCCAAAATGGTGGAGGCAGCGCGGCAATGCGCTAGTAGTCCGCATGATGCAAGAATGCAGGATCAACTTCGTCAGGCAGCAGAGGAATTACGAGCCGCGACTACAGCGGCAGCGACTCCAGCATTACGCAGAAAACTCATCATGCGTCTGGAAGCGTGCGCCAAACAAGCCGCATCTACAGCCACGCAATGCATCGCGGCGTCTTCCAGTATCGGACATCACAACACAAATCCGGCCAGTCAAGAGGAACTTAACATGGAGTGTCACACGATAGCGCAACATATTCCTCGTTTGGTATCGGGAGTAAAAGGCACGCAGGCACAGCCGGACAATCCTACAGCACAATTAAACTTGATAAATGCTTCTGAACAGTTTCTGCAACCAGGTAATGCTATAGTGAAGGCGGTTAGGGCCGTTTTGCCAACGGTCACAGATCAGGCATCCGCCATGCAGCTGAACAATACTTCGCAACAACTGGGTTCCTCATTAGCGGATCTAAGATCAGCGGTGACGCGCGCTAGAGAAACCTGTGGTGGATTAGAGCTCGATGCCGCAgaggaattaataaatagtttgAAAGACGAATTGGGCGAGTTCTATCGCGCCGTTGAGGCTGCCTCGTTGAGACCATTACCAGAAGAGACAACGGAATCTACTGCTTTGCGGCTCGGCGCTACATCGAAAAATGTCGGATTTGCTATGGCGCAACTACTGTCTGCCGCTAAGCAAGGTAACGAGAACTACACTGGAAGCGCCGCTAGAGAGACCGCGACGGCTTTGAAAGATCTCACTTATGCCGTGCGTGGCGTAGCCGCCACGTCTGATCAACCGGAGACGCAGAAGAAAGTGCTGATGACCGCCGATGACGTGATTCTACGATCGTTGTACTTGGTCAAAGAAGCACGACGTGTACTGAAGAATCCCGACGATCCCGAGAACGAGGCCAATTTAGCCGCGGTCGCCAAAGATGTTTCCAATTCATTAAACAAGTGCGTGTCCTGTTTGCCCGGACAAAGAGATGTGGACGAAGCGATACGCAACATTGACGATATGGCTCAAGTGCTCAACATGGACGAGTTCCCGCAAACGAGCAAGAGTTACGG ACGATTACAGAGCGACCTTAATAACGCGGCTGCCAATCTGAACGACGCATCTTCAAATATAGTGTCGTCCGTGCGTTCACCCGTGCAGCTCGCAAATTCATCCAAACAATTTACTAATGCATTTGGCGATCTGTTAGGCGTGGGTATGGAGATGGCGGGTCAGACGACAATCGAGACCCGTAGCCAAGTAGTGGTGTCGCTGAAAAATGTCACTATGACGTCCGGCAAACTTCTCGTAACTGCTAAATCAGTGGCAGCCGATCCCACCGCGCCGAATGCGAAGAATCAGCTTTCGGCTGCTGCACGCGCGGTCACCGATTCCATCAATTATTTGGTAGACGTGTGCACTTCGGCAGCACCTGGACAGAACGAGTGCGATAATGCTATCAGGAATATTCAGTCTATGCGATCTCTACTGGACAATCCGAGCGAGCCCATCTCCGATGCCTCATACTTTGAGTGTTTGGAAACTGTCATGGAGAAGAGTAAGAGCCTCGGTGATGGTATGACTGGCATTGCGAACTACGCGAAAAAGTCGGAACACGAGAACTTCTCCGTAGCGGTCCGTGGAGTTTCTTCTTCAATCTGCGGCCTAATTGAAGCCGCAGCTCAAGCTGCTTACCTCGCGGGAGTAAGCGATCCTACATCGGTAGCAGGTAAACCGGGTTTAGTAGATCAAGCGCAATTCTTAAGAGCAGCGCAGGCCATACATAGTGGTTGCCAAAGCCTTGGCAATCCGACTACTACACAAGAGCAAGTACTTTCGGCCGCTACCATAATCGCTAAGCACACAAGTGCGCTTTGTAATGCCTGTAGACTTGCTTCCAGTAAAACCAGCAATCCGGTAGCTAAACGGCACTTTGTTCAATCCGCCAAGGACGTCGCTAATTCGACGGCATGCCTTGTTAAGGAGATTAAAGCGCTTGACAAGAATTATTCCGATTCTAATCGCGAGAAATGTGCGGTAGCTACGAAACCATTGCTCGAGGCAGTCGACAATCTCTGCACATTTGCGAGCTCTCCCGAATTTGCGAGTCAGCCGGCCAAAATATCTATCGCGGCTAGAGCTGCCCAAGAACCGATCACTAGTGCTGGCAAATCCATCATTGATGGTTCGTGTGCCATGGTGCAGGCAGCCAAAAGTCTCGCGGTCAGTCCAAAAGATCCGCCGACTTGGCAGCTATTGGCTAATCACAGCAAGAGCGTAAGCGACTCGATTAAGTCACTAGTGGCATCAATTCGTGACAAAGCACCTGGTCAAAAAGAGTGCGATGCGGCAATCGAGAAGTTGTCAGCACGTATACGTGAACTCGATGCTGCTTCGCTGAGTGCAGTTTCGCAGGCTCTAGTGCCGCGCCGCGAGAACACTGTGCAGGGATTCACCGATCAGATGGAGAGCAGTGCGAGCGAATTGCGCGAGAAACTGGAACCTTTGCGCACTGCCGCCAAGTACGAAGCAGAGAACGTTGGTCATGCTGTCAGTCAGATCGCTCTTTATTCGGAGCCGCTTGTCTCTGGTGCGATCGGCGCCGCGTCTAATATGGTACACTCTAAACAGCAAATGGTGCTGCTGGATCAGACAAAAACCGTAGCTGAGTCAGCATTGCAATTGATCTACGTTACGAAAGAGTCTGCTGGTAATCCGAAAGCCATCGCACTGCACTCCGAGGTGGATGAAACCGTCGAGTCCACCAAAGACGCGCTTCAGGAACTGCAAAATACCCTCGAAACTATATCTACATCTGCGGGCATTGTTACTGGCCTGATCGACACAATTTCTCGCGCGATGGTTAGATTAGAGGATCATCGAATGTCCACTATTGACACCGTAGATTCTTACGTGGATTATCAAACAAGGATGGTCGAAGCTGCTAAAGAGATCGCTCGTTTGGCGCAAGAAATG TCGACCAAATCTAGCACAGATGTGGCCAGATTGGGTCCCTTAGCGGTCGACATATCGCACAAGTATACTCAGCTTGCTCGCGATACTTCTGGAGCGTCCGCGGCCGCATCCAATGCTGACGTGTCCGCCAAACTTCGCACCGGTGTTCAAGAACTTGGACGGGCTTGCGCAGACATTGTTCGAGCTGCTGGCACATGTCAGATGTCAACAGGTGACGCTTATGCCCAACGGGAAGTCGCGGAACAGAGCAAGATTGTGACCGAGAAAGTATCGCAGGTATTGGCCGCTTTACAGGCAGGTTCGCGCGGCACTCAGGCGTGCATCAATGCTGCCAGCACTGTTTCCGGCATTATTGGTGATTTGGACACTACCATTATGTTTGCCACTGCTGGCACATTGCACGCCGAGAATGAGAACGACACATTCGCCGATCATCGCGAAAATATACTACAAACCGCTAAGGCACTAGTAGAAGATACAAAGACATTGGTTGCTGGAGCAGCATCCTCGCAGGAACAGCTAGCAGTTGCTGCACAGAACGCGGTGTCAACTATCGTCCAACTCGCTGAAGTCGTCAAGTACGGAGCGGCTAGTCTGGGCAGTCAGAATCCAGAGGCCCAAGTGATGTTGATTAATGCCGTGAAAGACGTTGCTTCCGCACTCGGTGACCTCATACACGCTACTAAAGCTGCCAGCGGCAAGCCCATCAACGATCCCAGTATGGCGCATTTGAAAGATTCCGCTAAG GTTTTAGAGCGACAGCTGCAGCAACAGTTTGTGCATCTGAGCGACATCGGCGGCTCGGAATCGGAATGGTTCGTGTCCGATCAAGAGGAGGAACTAATCCGTCTGCTCTCCACTTCCGAGAGCTCTCAGCCGGCACAACGGACGTCCGACTTAGTGTTACTCATGTAG